DNA from Amorphoplanes friuliensis DSM 7358:
CGATCCGCAGGCCGTGCAACGGGCCCTCCTCGAGGATCGGCGCGACCTCCATCACCGCCAGCGGCGGGCGGCGGGCCGGCTCGTTGTCACCCGGCGGCTCCTCGTCCTCCTCGGCCTCGGTCGCGCCGATGCGGGGACACACCACGTACGCCTGGTGGCCGGCCTTCACCTCTTCGCGGACCCGCTTCCAGGCGCGGTCCAGGAACGCCGGGCGTTCCGGAGGGACGACGTGCGACGCGATCGGTGAACGGCCTCGCGGCAGCTGCGACAGCGTCGACGTCTCCAGGTCGCCGTAGACGGTCATGGCGACGGTGCGCGGGATCGGCGTCGCCGTCATGACCAGCACGTGCGGCGGCTGGGCGGCCTTGGCACGCAACGCGTCCCGCTGCTCGACACCGAACCGGTGCTGCTCGTCGACGACCACCAGGCCGAGATCGTGGAAGTCGACCCCCTCGTACAGGAGGGCGTGGGTGCCGACGACGATCCCGGCGGTGCCGTCCGCAACCTTGGCCAGGGCGGCACGGCGGGCGACCGCACCGAGCGAACCGGTGACCAGGGTGATCTGGGTGCCGTCCGGATCACCGTCGAGCTCACCTCGGCGGCCCAGGGCACCGAGCTGCGCGCCGATGCTGCGGTGATGCTGGGTGGCGAGCACCTCGGTCGGGGCGAGCAACGCGGCCTGACCACCCGCGTCGACCACCTGCAGCATCGCCCGGACCGCGACCAGCGTCTTGCCGGAACCCACCTCACCCTGCAACAACCGGTGCATCGGGTGGGCCCGCGCCAGATCCGCCGCGATCTCCTCACCGACCTGCGCCTGACCGTCGGTCAGCTCGTAGGGCAGGGACGCGTCGAACGCCGCGAGCAACCCGGCCTCGCTGCGTGGCCGGGACCTGCCGGGAGACGCCGCCGCCCGGGCCTTCCGCTGCACCAGAGTCAGCTGTACGGCAAAAGCCTCGTCCCACTTCAGCCGGTACTTCGCCAGGTGCAGATTCGTGTCGGAGCTGGGCCGGTGGATCTCCTGCAGGGCCTTGCCGATCCCGATGAGGTTGCGGGTCGCCCGCACCGTCCCCGGCAGCGGATCGTCCGGTGGCTGGAACGTCTCCAGCACCTCACGGACGTACCGGGCGATGGTCCACGTCGGAACGGCCGCCGCGGCGGGATAGACCGGGATCAGGGCGCCGGCGAACTCCTCGATCTCCTCGGCGGCCTCGTCCTCGGTCGCGTCCGCCTTCAGCAGCTGGTAGGCCGGTCCGTTGAGCTGACGCTTCCCGCGGAAGTCGGTGACCTTGCCCGCGAACAACCCCCACCGCCCGGTACGCAGCTCGCGCTCCCGCCACGCCTGATTGAAGAAGGTGCACGTCAGCGTGGCGCCGGAGCCGTCCCCGATGGTGATCTCGAGCATGTTGCCGCGGCGCTGACGCATCGGTCGTACCGTCG
Protein-coding regions in this window:
- the recG gene encoding ATP-dependent DNA helicase RecG, with protein sequence MTDTTTVTTTATPLEQVLGAAKAKALATHLDLHTAGDLIYHFPRRYDERGEHTDMRKLEVGEQVTLLAQVKSTTVRPMRQRRGNMLEITIGDGSGATLTCTFFNQAWRERELRTGRWGLFAGKVTDFRGKRQLNGPAYQLLKADATEDEAAEEIEEFAGALIPVYPAAAAVPTWTIARYVREVLETFQPPDDPLPGTVRATRNLIGIGKALQEIHRPSSDTNLHLAKYRLKWDEAFAVQLTLVQRKARAAASPGRSRPRSEAGLLAAFDASLPYELTDGQAQVGEEIAADLARAHPMHRLLQGEVGSGKTLVAVRAMLQVVDAGGQAALLAPTEVLATQHHRSIGAQLGALGRRGELDGDPDGTQITLVTGSLGAVARRAALAKVADGTAGIVVGTHALLYEGVDFHDLGLVVVDEQHRFGVEQRDALRAKAAQPPHVLVMTATPIPRTVAMTVYGDLETSTLSQLPRGRSPIASHVVPPERPAFLDRAWKRVREEVKAGHQAYVVCPRIGATEAEEDEEPPGDNEPARRPPLAVMEVAPILEEGPLHGLRIGILHGKLPADEKDAVMRRFAAGDLDVLVATTVIEVGVDVPNSTVMIIMDADRFGVSQLHQLRGRVGRGSAPGICLLVTEAMEGTPARERLDAVASTTDGFRLAELDLEQRREGDVLGASQSGKHSHLRLLSLLRDSKLITDARAEATALVLEDPTLAKHPALLASVAALVDEERAEYLEKG